From the genome of Gemmatimonas phototrophica, one region includes:
- a CDS encoding M35 family metallo-endopeptidase, with protein sequence MHATRRKALSAATAVLLFSLGCSTDRSTLTEAPPSLDGASAQSRSGLEVRVSLAPEQRGNGPVMARVTVTNLTGAAVEISETELPSEDMETAQFVVMRNGQQVRYEGPHIKRGPVMAAEMVRIAAGATLTYDIELSRAYDLAQDGSYSVEFQSRVASSAQPSLRSARQDVRLYGRTLATNGISTTGLSSLTSLISYSKCTVTQQTQLVAALNQAATYAAQSKAYLAGNTLGDRYTWWFGGVTSANATIVRNNFTAIDNAFATKAITVDCGCKKTYYAYVYPSQPYKIYVCRAFWSAPLAGTDSRGGTLIHEMSHFNAVAGTDDWAYGQSAARSLALSNPLRAIDNADNHEYFAENTPQRQ encoded by the coding sequence GTGCACGCTACTCGTCGTAAGGCGCTTTCCGCCGCCACCGCGGTTCTCCTCTTCTCTCTTGGCTGCAGCACCGATCGCTCCACGCTGACCGAAGCCCCGCCGTCGCTGGACGGCGCCTCAGCCCAGTCGCGCAGCGGACTCGAGGTACGCGTGTCACTGGCGCCGGAGCAGCGCGGCAATGGCCCCGTGATGGCCCGTGTCACCGTGACGAATCTCACGGGTGCCGCGGTGGAGATCTCCGAAACGGAGCTGCCCTCGGAGGACATGGAAACGGCGCAATTCGTGGTGATGCGCAATGGCCAGCAGGTGCGGTACGAAGGACCGCACATCAAGCGCGGACCGGTCATGGCGGCGGAAATGGTCCGCATCGCGGCTGGGGCCACGCTCACGTATGACATTGAGCTGTCGCGCGCCTACGACTTGGCACAGGATGGCAGCTACAGCGTGGAGTTCCAGAGTCGGGTTGCCAGCAGCGCGCAGCCCAGTCTTCGCTCAGCGCGGCAGGACGTCCGGTTGTACGGCCGTACACTGGCCACCAACGGGATCTCCACCACCGGTCTCTCCTCGCTGACCAGCCTGATCAGCTACTCCAAGTGCACCGTGACGCAGCAAACACAGCTGGTGGCCGCCCTGAATCAGGCGGCCACGTACGCGGCGCAGTCCAAAGCGTACCTGGCGGGCAACACCCTCGGCGACCGGTATACCTGGTGGTTTGGAGGCGTGACGAGCGCCAACGCCACCATCGTACGCAACAACTTCACCGCCATCGACAACGCGTTCGCCACCAAGGCCATTACCGTCGACTGCGGCTGCAAGAAGACGTACTACGCATACGTGTACCCGAGCCAGCCGTACAAGATTTACGTGTGCAGGGCGTTCTGGAGTGCGCCGTTGGCGGGTACTGACTCGCGTGGCGGTACGCTCATTCACGAAATGAGCCACTTCAACGCTGTTGCCGGCACCGACGACTGGGCCTACGGCCAGAGCGCGGCGCGCAGTCTGGCGCTCAGCAATCCGCTTCGCGCCATCGATAACGCGGATAACCATGAGTACTTCGCGGAGAACACGCCGCAGCGGCAGTAG
- a CDS encoding alkaline phosphatase family protein: protein MKGVGLLLMCGAALAAPLAAQVAHEPLVPLNFRMIGPHRGGRATAVTGIAEQPHVFYMGTTGGGVWKTDDAGAHWRNMTDGFLDVGNIGAIDVADSDPNVIWVGTGSASIRGNSSVGTGVWRSTDGGRTWLFRGLRESGAIGELIVHPTNPDMAWVAAVGHPFGKNGERGVFRTADGGATWQHVLALDDSTGAVSLALNPADPRELYAGAWRAERKPWTMISGGPAGGVYKSTDGGDRWTKLGGGLPTGMVGKVGLTISAANPDRVFALVEHATQGGLYRSDDRGSTWTRVSDDSRVRSRPFYYGHVVADPTDADKVWVLNTPLLRSTDGGRTFTQLPVPHGDTHDLWINSRTPQIFALADDGGTVVTLNDGRTFSTMYNQPTAELYEVVVDNQHPYRVYGSQQDNSSISVPSRRLGNTLRPQQEWGYAAGCETGPVALHPDQPSIIFGGCYGGNLNRYDVARDSRVSVGLGLESQQAAPSVLRDRWQWVAPIVVSPHDPRTVYHASQYLYVSRDAGDTWSRISPDLSRNDTTVQRWAGGPITPDNTGVEMFGTIFSVVPSRHDARTIWVGTDDGRVHLTRDHGATWRDITPPEMPRFATVNRIEVSSHAPGRAFVAVHRYRMDDFAPYIWRTDDFGRSWVRLGAGANGIPASAFVRVVREDPERKGLLYAGTEFGLYASLNDGASWRKLQGTLPSSPITDLQLHRGDMVISTQGRSFWVLDDLTPLRELAADSASRTMRLFTPRPAERGAIGVALQEVDLVLPDDRPFGAHLQYTLAQAQPGLALEVRDAAGQVVRAWRADSALPRAQQAPSSAGAHRVVWDLRGPGPRSARDPLGAGGRGVKMPPGQYMVRLSAGGMVEERPLRIVPNPTAGHTPADYNAQYALSVAVRDTISVLTKTLDSLRAVRTRATQLKARAGGVAAVVALADTVIRAAETIERATGAATATGPVVPAGLAVQYQTLYGTLVGDGGYGSGSAEGRPSAARVARAQELATQWTRLRAQANTILGEMLGRLNVAASQSGVAQAAPTVAPGKQKAVFILLDGIPADVVERVATPMLDEIAKAGGYARAHVGGELGGATETPTVSAPGYMSLLTATWANKHNVRGNSNQSPNYAYWNIFRIVETVDPSRKTALFSTWLDNRTVLVGEGRPAAGNFRLDHAVDGFEKDTVAFPHDAASRYILAIDERVASEAASFIASQGPDLSWVYLQHTDDAGHAHGDSEAFYSAVRQADVLVGRIWNAVKQRQALGEDWMVVVTTDHGRDPRTGKGHGLQSARERTTWIVTNKSGLSERFTSGSAAIVDIAPSILQHMRIQIPAEVAKEMDGVSFVRK, encoded by the coding sequence ATGAAGGGTGTTGGGCTCTTGTTGATGTGTGGGGCCGCCTTGGCGGCACCCCTGGCGGCACAGGTGGCACACGAGCCGCTTGTGCCACTCAACTTTCGCATGATTGGCCCGCATCGTGGGGGGCGAGCCACGGCGGTGACTGGCATCGCCGAGCAACCGCATGTGTTCTATATGGGCACCACCGGCGGTGGCGTCTGGAAAACCGATGACGCCGGCGCGCATTGGCGGAACATGACCGACGGCTTTTTGGACGTCGGCAACATTGGCGCGATTGATGTGGCAGACAGCGACCCCAATGTCATTTGGGTGGGTACCGGCTCGGCGTCCATTCGCGGCAATTCGTCCGTTGGTACTGGCGTGTGGCGCTCCACCGATGGCGGACGCACCTGGCTGTTCCGCGGCTTGCGCGAATCGGGGGCGATTGGTGAGCTCATTGTGCATCCCACCAATCCCGACATGGCGTGGGTGGCCGCAGTTGGGCATCCGTTTGGCAAAAATGGTGAGCGCGGGGTGTTTCGCACCGCTGACGGCGGCGCCACCTGGCAGCACGTGCTGGCGCTCGATGACTCCACCGGCGCGGTGTCGCTGGCACTCAACCCGGCCGATCCGCGCGAGCTGTATGCGGGTGCGTGGCGCGCAGAACGGAAACCGTGGACGATGATCTCTGGCGGCCCCGCCGGCGGCGTCTACAAGAGCACGGATGGTGGTGACCGCTGGACCAAACTGGGTGGTGGTTTACCCACGGGCATGGTGGGCAAAGTGGGGCTCACCATTTCGGCGGCCAATCCAGACCGGGTGTTCGCGCTGGTGGAGCATGCCACGCAAGGTGGTCTCTATCGTAGCGATGATCGTGGCAGCACATGGACCCGCGTCTCTGATGATTCCCGCGTGCGTTCCCGCCCCTTTTACTACGGTCACGTGGTGGCTGACCCCACCGATGCCGACAAGGTGTGGGTGCTCAACACGCCTTTGCTGCGTAGTACCGATGGCGGTCGCACGTTCACGCAGCTGCCCGTACCGCACGGCGACACGCACGACCTGTGGATCAATTCGCGTACGCCGCAGATTTTTGCCCTCGCTGATGACGGTGGTACCGTGGTCACGCTGAATGATGGCCGGACGTTCAGCACCATGTACAATCAGCCCACGGCCGAGCTCTACGAGGTCGTGGTTGACAACCAGCACCCGTACCGGGTGTACGGGTCGCAGCAGGACAACTCCAGCATCAGCGTGCCGTCACGTCGGCTGGGCAACACCCTCAGGCCGCAGCAGGAATGGGGCTATGCGGCGGGATGCGAAACGGGGCCGGTGGCACTGCACCCCGATCAGCCCAGCATCATTTTTGGTGGCTGTTACGGTGGGAACCTCAACCGCTATGATGTGGCCCGCGATTCGCGCGTGAGCGTTGGGCTGGGGCTGGAGAGTCAGCAGGCGGCGCCGAGTGTGTTGCGCGACCGATGGCAGTGGGTAGCGCCCATTGTGGTAAGCCCGCACGACCCGCGCACGGTGTATCATGCGAGTCAGTATCTCTATGTGAGTCGGGATGCTGGTGATACCTGGTCGCGCATCTCGCCCGATCTGTCGCGCAACGATACCACGGTGCAGCGCTGGGCCGGCGGTCCCATCACTCCCGACAACACGGGCGTGGAGATGTTTGGCACCATCTTCAGTGTGGTGCCTTCACGGCACGATGCGCGCACGATCTGGGTGGGCACCGACGATGGGCGCGTGCATCTGACACGCGATCATGGGGCTACCTGGCGTGATATCACGCCGCCTGAAATGCCGCGCTTCGCCACAGTCAATCGCATCGAGGTGTCTTCCCACGCGCCGGGGCGGGCGTTCGTGGCGGTACACCGGTATCGCATGGACGACTTTGCGCCCTACATCTGGCGCACGGATGATTTTGGTCGGAGCTGGGTACGGCTTGGCGCTGGTGCCAACGGAATACCCGCCTCCGCCTTCGTGCGGGTGGTGCGTGAGGATCCAGAACGGAAAGGGCTGCTGTATGCCGGCACCGAATTCGGCCTTTACGCCTCGCTCAATGACGGCGCCTCATGGCGCAAGCTGCAGGGCACGTTGCCCAGCTCACCCATAACCGACCTTCAGCTCCATCGTGGTGACATGGTGATCTCCACGCAGGGGCGTTCGTTCTGGGTGCTCGATGATCTGACGCCGCTACGGGAGCTTGCTGCGGATAGCGCTTCGCGCACCATGCGGCTCTTCACCCCTCGTCCTGCCGAGCGTGGTGCTATTGGCGTGGCGCTGCAGGAAGTGGATCTGGTGTTGCCGGATGACCGTCCGTTTGGCGCGCACCTGCAGTACACCCTGGCGCAGGCGCAGCCGGGGCTCGCGTTGGAGGTGCGTGACGCCGCTGGTCAGGTCGTACGCGCGTGGCGCGCGGACAGTGCGCTCCCGCGCGCTCAGCAGGCGCCCTCGAGCGCAGGGGCACATCGTGTGGTGTGGGACCTGCGCGGCCCGGGGCCGCGTTCGGCACGTGATCCCCTTGGCGCTGGGGGGCGCGGAGTAAAAATGCCCCCTGGGCAGTACATGGTGCGGCTATCAGCTGGCGGGATGGTTGAAGAGCGGCCGCTGCGGATTGTGCCCAATCCCACCGCTGGCCATACGCCGGCAGACTACAACGCGCAGTATGCGCTTTCGGTGGCGGTACGCGATACCATCTCGGTGCTCACGAAGACGCTGGATTCGTTGCGCGCCGTCCGTACGCGGGCCACGCAACTCAAGGCGCGGGCCGGCGGGGTGGCCGCCGTGGTGGCCCTTGCTGACACTGTGATTCGCGCGGCGGAAACCATTGAACGTGCCACGGGCGCTGCCACTGCCACGGGGCCCGTCGTTCCCGCCGGACTCGCCGTGCAATACCAGACGCTGTACGGTACGCTGGTCGGTGATGGCGGGTATGGCAGTGGCTCTGCCGAGGGACGTCCCAGTGCAGCGCGGGTGGCACGAGCGCAGGAGCTGGCAACGCAGTGGACGCGGCTGCGGGCGCAGGCGAACACGATTCTGGGAGAGATGCTTGGCCGGCTCAACGTGGCGGCGTCGCAGTCGGGCGTGGCGCAAGCTGCTCCAACGGTCGCGCCGGGAAAGCAAAAGGCGGTCTTCATATTGCTGGACGGAATCCCCGCTGATGTGGTTGAGCGCGTGGCCACACCCATGCTGGACGAGATTGCGAAGGCCGGCGGGTACGCGCGGGCGCATGTGGGTGGCGAGCTTGGTGGCGCCACCGAAACACCTACCGTCTCGGCGCCTGGCTATATGAGCCTGCTCACGGCCACCTGGGCCAACAAGCACAACGTCCGGGGGAACAGCAACCAGTCCCCCAACTATGCGTACTGGAACATCTTCCGCATTGTTGAGACGGTTGATCCGTCCCGGAAAACTGCGCTGTTCTCCACCTGGCTCGATAACCGCACGGTCCTCGTTGGTGAGGGACGCCCCGCTGCCGGCAACTTCCGGCTGGATCACGCCGTTGATGGGTTTGAAAAAGACACCGTGGCGTTTCCTCACGATGCCGCCTCTCGGTACATCCTCGCCATTGATGAGCGGGTGGCGTCCGAGGCGGCCTCGTTCATTGCGTCACAAGGTCCGGATCTCTCATGGGTGTATCTGCAACACACCGATGATGCCGGGCATGCACACGGTGACAGTGAGGCGTTCTACTCGGCGGTGCGGCAGGCCGACGTGTTGGTGGGGCGCATCTGGAACGCGGTGAAGCAGCGGCAGGCGCTGGGCGAAGACTGGATGGTTGTGGTCACCACGGATCATGGGCGTGATCCCCGGACAGGAAAAGGGCATGGTTTGCAATCCGCGCGGGAACGAACCACCTGGATTGTCACCAACAAGTCGGGGCTGAGTGAACGTTTCACGAGTGGATCCGCGGCCATTGTGGATATCGCTCCCTCCATCCTGCAGCATATGCGCATTCAGATACCGGCCGAGGTGGCCAAGGAGATGGACGGTGTGTCGTTCGTGCGGAAATGA
- a CDS encoding TonB-dependent receptor has protein sequence MLLTNCIALLSGVLALQPPATRVDSLGVLQGRVVEANTEVPIGSATLVLRGTRVGTLTTDDGRFVLSGVPVGPVRVVVGRLGYRTDTLSITIRRGDTTRVTIPLQPATAQLQAVKVAAAATERDQFRLSGSPSVVTVRGETLKRVPVIGEPDVLRVVQLLPGVVATNDFTAGYNVRGGESDQNLVLLDGFPIYNPFHLGGLFGTFIDETVAEFELLPGGFPARYGSRLSSVLSVVPKAEARSGVHGAASVSVLASTLSLGGTVRGATSWNVAARRTYADRFVSLLSERQLPYYFTDMQAHVRHQLRNGGTLSATMYRGKDVLDASLAAFGDSTQAGGGDILFDWGNSLLGVAYTQPLGARWGGDSTRVMQRLSWTGFGTTLDLGSGSFRFVNRLSDSRAWGEVTRWRGAQETLLGYEWSGLRTRYDVTAAASSDPILAVGQRPSAASVYVDHTVRGRRVVARAGLRGETVTGTGWAGVSPRLSLKWFANPNLALTVAGGSTTQWTPALRNEQAPIRIFDFWLTADRNTPVARAWQGSLGGEQWFGGERFVRLEAWVKRYNDLPSSNLFNDPDVLGDEFIVTTGQSYGADVLVRQLESARVSGWIAYSYAVNWRNGADGRFAPVQDRRHNLNVVTSFRPGGVWSYGARLGVGTGTPFTDVVGQLVRRRYDPITNSFGTGNQEVPREPIGGVRNGARFPLFQRMDLSVTRTKPGKRTWAPYLSLVNAYNARNVFTHFFDYSDNPPTRTAISQFPFIPTAGVTVSW, from the coding sequence GTGCTGCTGACTAACTGTATCGCGCTGCTCAGTGGGGTCCTGGCGCTGCAGCCCCCCGCGACGCGTGTCGATTCGCTGGGGGTGCTGCAGGGCCGAGTGGTTGAGGCAAACACTGAAGTGCCAATTGGATCGGCCACGCTGGTACTTCGCGGAACCCGCGTGGGCACCCTGACGACGGACGATGGCCGCTTTGTGCTATCCGGGGTGCCCGTTGGCCCCGTCCGTGTGGTGGTCGGGCGACTGGGCTATCGGACGGATACGCTGTCCATCACCATTCGCCGCGGTGATACGACCCGGGTGACCATCCCGCTGCAGCCCGCCACCGCGCAGCTGCAGGCGGTGAAGGTGGCGGCGGCCGCAACGGAGCGCGACCAGTTCCGGCTGTCGGGAAGTCCCAGCGTCGTCACGGTGCGCGGCGAGACGCTCAAGCGTGTACCGGTTATCGGTGAGCCCGATGTGTTGCGCGTGGTGCAGCTGCTTCCTGGGGTGGTCGCCACCAACGACTTCACCGCGGGCTACAATGTGCGCGGTGGCGAGAGCGATCAGAATCTGGTGCTGCTCGATGGCTTCCCCATTTACAATCCATTTCACCTTGGTGGGTTGTTCGGCACTTTCATTGATGAAACCGTGGCGGAGTTCGAGTTGCTGCCCGGCGGGTTTCCGGCTCGTTACGGCTCCCGGTTGTCCTCTGTTCTGAGCGTGGTGCCAAAAGCCGAAGCGCGCAGTGGCGTACACGGGGCGGCGTCAGTCTCAGTGCTGGCCAGCACCTTGTCGTTGGGCGGCACCGTGCGGGGAGCGACCAGTTGGAACGTGGCGGCACGGCGCACCTATGCGGACCGTTTTGTTTCGCTGTTGAGTGAGCGGCAGCTGCCGTACTATTTCACCGATATGCAGGCGCATGTGCGTCATCAGCTGCGCAATGGCGGCACGTTGTCAGCGACGATGTATCGCGGCAAAGACGTGCTGGATGCCTCGCTGGCCGCGTTCGGCGATTCCACACAAGCTGGTGGCGGCGACATTCTCTTTGACTGGGGGAACTCCCTGCTCGGCGTGGCGTACACGCAGCCGCTCGGCGCGCGGTGGGGCGGAGATTCTACGCGGGTCATGCAGCGTCTCTCGTGGACCGGGTTCGGGACGACGCTGGATCTCGGCTCGGGGTCGTTTCGGTTTGTGAATCGCCTGAGCGATTCGCGGGCCTGGGGAGAAGTGACGCGCTGGCGTGGCGCGCAGGAGACGCTGCTGGGCTATGAATGGTCGGGGCTGCGCACCCGCTATGACGTGACCGCCGCGGCGTCGAGCGATCCCATTCTGGCGGTGGGGCAGCGCCCGTCGGCGGCGTCCGTGTATGTCGATCACACGGTGCGCGGGCGTCGCGTGGTGGCGCGCGCAGGTCTGCGGGGAGAAACGGTAACGGGCACGGGATGGGCGGGAGTATCGCCGCGGCTGTCACTCAAGTGGTTTGCCAATCCCAACCTTGCGCTCACCGTGGCTGGTGGAAGCACCACGCAGTGGACGCCTGCGCTTCGCAATGAGCAGGCACCCATTCGTATCTTCGACTTCTGGCTCACCGCCGATCGCAACACCCCGGTGGCGCGGGCCTGGCAGGGGAGTCTCGGAGGTGAACAGTGGTTCGGGGGAGAGCGCTTTGTGCGTCTCGAAGCATGGGTGAAGCGCTACAACGACCTTCCGTCCTCAAATCTGTTCAACGATCCCGATGTGCTGGGTGATGAGTTCATTGTGACTACGGGCCAGTCGTACGGCGCCGATGTGTTGGTGCGACAATTGGAAAGCGCGCGGGTTTCCGGATGGATTGCGTACTCCTACGCCGTGAATTGGCGCAACGGCGCCGATGGGCGCTTCGCACCGGTGCAGGACCGTCGGCACAACCTGAATGTGGTGACGTCGTTCCGGCCAGGTGGCGTGTGGAGCTATGGTGCACGACTGGGGGTGGGCACCGGCACCCCGTTTACGGATGTCGTAGGGCAGCTGGTCCGACGCCGCTACGACCCCATCACCAACAGCTTCGGCACGGGAAATCAGGAAGTACCGAGGGAACCCATAGGCGGCGTGCGCAACGGTGCTCGCTTTCCGCTCTTCCAGCGCATGGATCTGAGCGTCACGCGCACCAAACCGGGCAAGCGGACCTGGGCGCCGTATTTGTCGCTGGTGAATGCGTATAACGCGCGGAATGTGTTCACCCACTTTTTCGATTACAGCGACAACCCGCCAACACGTACCGCCATCTCGCAGTTTCCCTTCATCCCGACGGCGGGGGTGACGGTCTCATGGTGA
- a CDS encoding DUF4249 family protein — protein MWHTHWHAATVAAAGCLSAVLTGCESTPVEVASPTAAIVIHAVLNPDVTEQVILVESSLTGRIDINDDLKFNPLDPIRTAGGAPISGAEVRLLTEGDSVGVRAAETLVGTRGTGRYVVPQAALAVQPGRRYQLRVRTGDGREVTGTTLVPGAPAGWTPGAGAVATPVLFDRGRDTLQLRWPAVRDARTYAIRVETPYGPWALFADSTQFTLGGGLRNFFADGLPSVWLPGFVQIASVVAVDANFYDYNRSGNDPFGGTGLISSVRGGIGLFGSVVNMLRREVSVTERQRFPLDARWRGTTSSGGVVEMDLWVDVAGPTVSSVSGREVTTPRRYLLGTLRGETLRLVTLAAASSADTVSVLSARLAGDSLVGSYDTRFATTGPRVFRRIVR, from the coding sequence TTGTGGCACACGCACTGGCATGCCGCCACGGTGGCCGCCGCCGGCTGTCTGTCGGCGGTGCTGACAGGCTGTGAGTCTACGCCGGTGGAAGTGGCATCGCCTACGGCGGCCATTGTCATTCACGCCGTGTTGAATCCCGATGTCACGGAACAGGTCATTCTCGTCGAGTCGTCGCTTACGGGACGAATTGACATCAATGACGATCTCAAGTTCAATCCGCTCGATCCCATTCGGACAGCCGGTGGTGCTCCCATCTCCGGCGCTGAGGTCCGCTTGCTGACCGAAGGCGACAGTGTGGGCGTGCGTGCCGCTGAAACATTGGTTGGAACACGGGGCACGGGCCGGTACGTGGTGCCCCAGGCCGCACTCGCCGTCCAGCCTGGGCGTCGGTACCAGCTTCGTGTCCGTACTGGTGACGGGCGCGAGGTGACCGGAACCACGCTGGTGCCAGGGGCACCGGCCGGGTGGACGCCGGGCGCTGGCGCAGTGGCCACGCCGGTCCTGTTTGATCGCGGCCGCGATACCCTGCAGCTCCGCTGGCCCGCGGTGCGTGATGCACGGACCTACGCCATTCGCGTGGAGACGCCGTATGGACCGTGGGCGCTTTTTGCCGACTCTACCCAGTTCACGCTGGGGGGAGGGCTGCGAAACTTCTTTGCCGATGGACTACCCTCCGTCTGGCTTCCCGGCTTTGTCCAGATCGCCAGCGTGGTGGCCGTGGACGCCAATTTCTACGATTACAATCGCTCAGGCAACGATCCGTTTGGCGGGACAGGGCTCATCAGCAGTGTGCGTGGCGGCATTGGCCTGTTCGGAAGTGTGGTGAATATGCTGCGCCGAGAGGTAAGCGTGACCGAGCGCCAGCGTTTTCCGCTGGATGCGCGCTGGCGCGGGACGACCAGTAGTGGCGGCGTTGTCGAGATGGATCTCTGGGTGGACGTGGCCGGACCGACCGTCAGTTCGGTGAGCGGTCGCGAGGTGACGACTCCGCGGCGGTATCTGCTCGGTACGTTGCGCGGAGAAACCCTGCGTCTCGTGACGCTGGCGGCAGCCTCGAGTGCGGACACGGTATCCGTGTTGAGCGCCCGACTGGCCGGCGATTCACTCGTGGGCAGCTACGATACCCGCTTTGCGACTACCGGCCCCCGGGTGTTCCGGCGGATTGTGCGGTAG
- a CDS encoding sensor histidine kinase: MSMRHMLAELANLNWPGLESELSAIAERTAQTLRVERVSIWRYDDTRATMRCVLLWDNGLQPLPSTELSSIDTPKYWAAFHEERSLVITDARVHPALDDLRTTYIEPLRIGALLDSGIRARGLALGIVCVEQRDVPRDWTFEEQDFVASVADRVGFAFLLDAERKLTEQLQTAQRMESLGMLAGGVAHDFNNILSIILANTEVALEGVARGENVADELMAILDTTRRATSLTRKLLAVARRDVVHPQRIDLSEAIRAFYPMTQRIAAPGVSVQLALTELPLAVSIDATFLDQLLLNLVTNAIQAMPAGGTVTIESGMVETPGPSASLSTAPQVALPEGPCARLAVRDTGVGIPRSQLNRIFEPFFSTKGERGTGLGLSMVYGGVQRHGGHISVESEPGVSTVFNVFLPLLPV, encoded by the coding sequence ATGTCAATGCGACATATGCTCGCCGAGCTCGCCAATCTCAACTGGCCCGGTCTTGAGAGCGAACTCTCCGCGATCGCCGAACGCACAGCGCAAACGCTTCGCGTTGAACGTGTAAGCATTTGGCGCTACGACGATACCCGGGCGACGATGCGCTGCGTGCTCTTGTGGGATAACGGACTGCAGCCGCTCCCCAGCACCGAGTTGTCTTCCATAGATACTCCGAAGTACTGGGCGGCATTTCACGAAGAGCGGTCACTCGTCATTACCGATGCGCGCGTGCATCCGGCCCTCGACGATCTGCGCACGACGTACATCGAACCACTACGCATTGGCGCACTCCTCGACAGCGGCATTCGCGCCCGTGGCCTTGCCCTTGGCATTGTGTGTGTTGAGCAGCGCGACGTACCGCGCGACTGGACGTTCGAGGAACAGGACTTTGTGGCGTCGGTTGCGGACCGCGTAGGATTCGCGTTTCTGCTGGATGCCGAGCGGAAGCTCACGGAGCAATTGCAGACTGCGCAACGCATGGAGTCGCTGGGGATGCTCGCCGGAGGCGTTGCCCACGATTTCAACAACATCCTCAGCATCATCCTTGCCAATACGGAGGTCGCGCTGGAGGGGGTGGCGCGCGGCGAGAATGTTGCCGATGAGCTGATGGCCATTCTCGATACTACCCGGCGCGCTACGTCACTGACGCGCAAGTTGCTCGCGGTGGCGCGCCGCGACGTCGTTCACCCGCAACGGATAGACCTCAGCGAGGCCATTCGCGCGTTCTATCCCATGACCCAGCGCATCGCGGCGCCCGGTGTGTCCGTACAGCTCGCGCTCACCGAATTGCCTCTGGCCGTTTCCATCGATGCCACATTCCTTGATCAGCTGCTGCTCAATCTGGTGACCAACGCCATTCAGGCCATGCCCGCGGGCGGCACGGTGACCATTGAAAGTGGAATGGTGGAGACGCCTGGCCCATCGGCGTCGCTCTCCACGGCGCCGCAAGTCGCCCTCCCCGAAGGACCGTGTGCCCGACTCGCCGTACGCGATACCGGTGTGGGCATCCCTCGATCCCAGTTGAATCGGATCTTTGAGCCGTTCTTCTCCACCAAGGGGGAACGCGGGACCGGCCTTGGCCTCTCGATGGTGTATGGCGGTGTGCAGCGGCACGGCGGACACATTTCCGTGGAATCCGAACCAGGGGTATCCACCGTATTCAATGTCTTTCTTCCGCTGCTGCCGGTGTAA